The following DNA comes from Bacillota bacterium.
TCTCGAAGGCGGAGCGCGTCCGCGTCGACCGCTTCTCGAAGATCAGCGCCAGCGACTTGCCGGCGAACCGCCGCCGGACCGTCCCTGCCCGTCGCTCGGCCTTGACCTGCCGGGCGATCTCCAGAAGGAAGGCGATCTCGTCGCGGCTCCAGTCCTCGAGCGACAGGAGCGAGCGTCCCTTCAGGCTGTAAGCCATGCCATCCCCCTCCAACCCGTCCCTTGGTTGCCCGTGGTTCCCCTCCGGCTCCGGGTCCCGCCGCGCGGAGCGCGGACGAGACGGATCGGGCCGGTCGCCTGCACCCTCCCCCGCGGACGGCCGGCCCCCGGCGCTCAGGTCAGCTGGATCCAGCCATGGGCCACGTAATAGACGGCCACCACCGCCATCACCACGAAGAGCGCGGCGATCGCCCCCTCGTACCGCTGGAAGAGCGGCTTCCCCTGTCCGTGCCGCACCAGCGCGTAGGGGAGGATGCCGACGGCATAGAGGATACCGGTCAGCAGCAGGTAGTCCAGGCCGGCGCCGTAGATCAGCCAGATCGCGTAGGCGGTGGCCACCAGCCCGACGACCAGGTCGCCCGTGCGCGGCTCATGCGCTCCGTACGCCTCGCCCGTCCAGGCCAGCTTCACCTGGTAGAGCGCGGAGAAGAGGTAGGGCAGCAGGATGGCCGCGGTCGCCATGGTGTAGAGCGCCTGGTAGGTGGAGGAGCTGAAGAGGACCACGATCAGGAAGAGCTGGATCAGCCCCTGCGTGATCCAGAGCGAGTGGATGGGCGCCTCGCGCTCGTTCTCCCGCCCGAAGCCGGCCGGGAAGATGCCCTCGCGGGCGGCCACGAAGGGGATCTCCACCGCCAGCAGCGTCCAGCCCAGCGTCGCGCCGAGAAGCGAGACGATCAGGCCCGCGTTGATCAGCGCGGCGCCCCAGGGGCCGACGACCGACTCCATCACGTAGGCCATGGACGGCGACTTGAGCCCGGCCAGCTGGGCCTGTCCCATCACGCCCATGGCGGCCACCGAGATGAGGACGTAGATGACCAGCGTGCCCAGCAGGCCTGTCACCGTCGCCCGGCCGATGTCCCGCCGCTCCCGCGCGCGGGCGGAGAGGACGACGGCGCCCTCCACGCCGAT
Coding sequences within:
- a CDS encoding ornithine carbamoyltransferase, with translation MAYSLKGRSLLSLEDWSRDEIAFLLEIARQVKAERRAGTVRRRFAGKSLALIFEKRSTRTRSAFE
- the arcD gene encoding arginine-ornithine antiporter, which gives rise to MKETVGLAPLVFLVIGAMIGGGAFSLPGDLAARGAHAGGVLLGWLITGVGIVMLALVFQNLSLRKPDLNAGIYSYARAGFGEFVGFSSAWGYWISAWLGNVAYLTLLFAAAGYFVPAFGQGNTPWAVLGASVILWAITALVARGVRESTLVNMVTTIAKIVPIVVFIIAAMLAFHPGVFRAAFWGPGGFHWGSVIEQARSTMMVTLWVFIGVEGAVVLSARARERRDIGRATVTGLLGTLVIYVLISVAAMGVMGQAQLAGLKSPSMAYVMESVVGPWGAALINAGLIVSLLGATLGWTLLAVEIPFVAAREGIFPAGFGRENEREAPIHSLWITQGLIQLFLIVVLFSSSTYQALYTMATAAILLPYLFSALYQVKLAWTGEAYGAHEPRTGDLVVGLVATAYAIWLIYGAGLDYLLLTGILYAVGILPYALVRHGQGKPLFQRYEGAIAALFVVMAVVAVYYVAHGWIQLT